A window from Candidatus Omnitrophota bacterium encodes these proteins:
- a CDS encoding DUF89 family protein yields the protein MKTYLECIPCFLRQAHEAAKLAGADELTQKQVIDEVSRLLPEFPLNVTPPEIARTVYGLVEEITGGKDVYKKVKQKSNRMSMELYSRLKDQIEGSDDVLLSAVRLAVAGNVIDYGVPHAFDIEKEIEECLEKDFAIFDFEDFAKAVKRSDNILYLLDNAGEIVFDKILVEEIDRDIVCAVRGKPIINDVTMEDARETGLDRVVPVISSGSDVPGTVPSRCNEEFLELYNKADLIISKGQGNYETLADESKPIFFIFKAKCPVIARHIGCEVGDIILKKQPLI from the coding sequence GTGAAAACGTATCTCGAATGTATACCCTGTTTTTTGAGGCAAGCCCATGAAGCTGCCAAATTAGCCGGCGCAGATGAGCTGACGCAGAAACAGGTGATCGATGAGGTGTCCCGGCTTCTGCCGGAATTTCCGCTTAACGTGACCCCGCCCGAAATAGCACGGACCGTTTACGGTCTGGTCGAGGAGATCACAGGCGGAAAAGATGTTTACAAGAAAGTAAAGCAAAAAAGCAACCGGATGTCGATGGAGCTCTACTCACGGCTTAAAGACCAGATAGAAGGCTCTGACGACGTACTATTAAGCGCGGTACGGCTAGCGGTTGCGGGGAACGTTATAGATTATGGTGTTCCACATGCCTTTGATATCGAAAAAGAGATAGAAGAGTGTCTGGAGAAGGATTTTGCTATATTCGATTTCGAAGATTTTGCAAAAGCGGTGAAACGCTCAGATAATATCCTATATCTTCTTGATAACGCGGGTGAAATTGTCTTTGACAAGATCCTTGTTGAAGAGATCGATCGGGATATAGTCTGCGCGGTGAGAGGAAAACCCATCATAAACGATGTGACCATGGAAGACGCACGTGAAACGGGACTGGACAGGGTGGTGCCTGTTATATCCAGTGGATCGGATGTTCCCGGCACTGTGCCTTCCAGATGCAATGAAGAATTCCTTGAACTGTACAATAAGGCTGATCTCATTATCAGCAAGGGGCAGGGTAATTATGAGACCCTCGCAGATGAGTCCAAACCCATTTTTTTCATTTTCAAAGCCAAGTGTCCGGTGATCGCCCGTCATATCGGATGCGAAGTGGGGGATATCATCTTAAAGAAGCAACCCCTTATATGA